One Cellulomonas sp. WB94 genomic window, CGACGTGGCGACCGTGGAGCCGACCAGCGCGCGGGAGACGACGACGCGCAGCCGCTGGGTGCCCGCCGCCTCGAACCGTGCGCGCACGAGCGTCCCGTCGTCGGTCGTCGCCGTCGGGCTCGCGAGCCCACCGGCGAACGCCCCCGCGGCGTCGTGCACGACGACCGACCCGTCGAGCTGCACCTCGAACGTCGTGCCCGGCGGGGCGGTGAGCTGGGCTGCGTCCGCCGGGAGCTCGGCGGGCAGCGGGATGCTCGCCTGGACTGATCCGTCGGGCTGCGGGGTGAGGGTCGGCCGGTCGGCCCGGAGCGTGAGCGCGAGGGTGCCCGACGTGAGTGGCGCATCGGTCCCGGGCGCGGCCTCGGCAGGGGCCGACGCGGACGGCGACGGAGACCCGGTGGACGGCGTCGCGCTCGCGTGCGGCGTGCCGGGGGTCGGGGTCGAGCCGCTGGCCACCGTGCACCCGGTGAGCAGCACGCCGACCAGGACGACGACCGTCGCGCAGAGCGGCGCACCCGGCCTCGAACGGCGTCGTGCCCGGGGGCTGCCGATCCTCAGGGCTGTCGTCTCCACCCACGAACGG contains:
- a CDS encoding DUF2599 domain-containing protein; its protein translation is METTALRIGSPRARRRSRPGAPLCATVVVLVGVLLTGCTVASGSTPTPGTPHASATPSTGSPSPSASAPAEAAPGTDAPLTSGTLALTLRADRPTLTPQPDGSVQASIPLPAELPADAAQLTAPPGTTFEVQLDGSVVVHDAAGAFAGGLASPTATTDDGTLVRARFEAAGTQRLRVVVSRALVGSTVATSGTATVWFGTALVTRATWGEREGGRSLAVDPTPWARAGGLAAQDATWAAVVALAPDADTTAMHDQFLCHALGAADKATWNLEPWRPDVGSMATLVARCNPT